One part of the Candidatus Mancarchaeum acidiphilum genome encodes these proteins:
- a CDS encoding alkaline phosphatase family protein encodes MHSIKSDLIEKGFAFPDYGSSNMELAKEVADGHGKLIGGKRKRRFLLFIDGLGYDLLKSAISNSRQLKGISSKMQVDKISTVFPSFTPTVFTSIDSGKTPAEHGIIGSPIPIREYGMMKDMFSIPWSPSVDEVSGKSETISPFPISDNLLKAGRKKDFLYLQSEQVARKNAQTYVYNNINYTGYISFDDFLFQSMDLAESDQYNTIYAYIPEIDHAQHQYAKSSRLGLGITTMMLERLMEKLLPKLKDNGWELLMSSDHGQVSSKNDDIIDLNAKSEVLKYLRSPPWGTDRVMFFDTVEGLSEKFEKEFSRNFSKSFVLYDSSEAIKSGLFGSTKVSDSLRYRFATHIAISKHNKLFHYRYPGGKEWTSELSGHHGGLSKEEMEIPLLKA; translated from the coding sequence ATGCACAGCATAAAGTCCGATCTGATTGAAAAAGGGTTTGCGTTCCCTGATTATGGAAGCAGCAACATGGAGCTTGCGAAGGAAGTGGCAGATGGCCACGGAAAGCTTATAGGAGGGAAGAGGAAAAGAAGATTCCTGTTATTCATCGACGGCTTGGGGTATGACTTACTGAAGTCAGCGATATCGAACAGCAGGCAGCTGAAAGGGATTTCATCAAAAATGCAAGTCGATAAGATAAGCACAGTATTCCCTTCTTTCACCCCTACAGTGTTCACGAGCATAGACTCAGGCAAGACGCCCGCGGAGCACGGTATAATAGGAAGCCCTATCCCGATAAGAGAATATGGGATGATGAAGGACATGTTTTCGATCCCTTGGAGCCCATCGGTTGACGAAGTCTCAGGGAAATCCGAAACAATATCACCATTCCCGATCTCCGATAATTTGCTGAAGGCAGGCAGGAAAAAGGATTTCCTCTACCTTCAGTCCGAGCAGGTTGCAAGGAAGAATGCCCAGACCTATGTGTACAACAATATCAATTATACAGGCTACATCTCATTTGACGATTTCCTTTTCCAGTCAATGGATCTTGCGGAATCGGACCAGTACAACACTATATACGCCTACATCCCTGAAATAGACCATGCGCAGCACCAGTATGCAAAGAGCTCACGGCTTGGGCTTGGGATAACCACAATGATGCTGGAGAGGCTGATGGAGAAGCTGCTCCCAAAGCTCAAGGACAACGGATGGGAGCTGCTCATGTCATCAGACCACGGGCAGGTTTCATCAAAGAACGATGACATAATAGATCTTAATGCAAAGAGCGAGGTATTGAAGTATCTCAGGAGCCCTCCATGGGGAACCGACAGAGTAATGTTCTTCGATACCGTCGAAGGGTTGAGCGAGAAGTTCGAAAAGGAGTTCAGCAGGAATTTCAGCAAGAGCTTCGTCCTTTACGATTCCAGCGAAGCGATAAAATCCGGCCTGTTTGGAAGCACGAAGGTGAGCGACTCGCTGAGATACCGCTTCGCAACCCATATAGCGATATCAAAGCATAACAAGCTCTTCCATTACAGGTACCCTGGAGGAAAGGAGTGGACTTCAGAGTTGTCAGGCCATCATGGAGGGCTTTCAAAGGAGGAGATGGAGATACCCCTATTGAAAGCATGA